The Gossypium hirsutum isolate 1008001.06 chromosome D07, Gossypium_hirsutum_v2.1, whole genome shotgun sequence genome includes the window AGAAATAGATTTCTCAAAGTCAGAATTTTCAGAGAGAGAACTCATGCCTTTCTTTGCTTTCGATGAATTATGAGCTGCTTTGAttctgagaattttttttttatcacttcTTTAAaggaattctttttaaaaaaataagagagtaAAAGTGAGTGGTGAATGGTAATGGGTAAAGCAAGTTAAGCACGTGTTAGTCACATGACGTACGGCCTGGATTCACCATTCTTTTTCCGCTTCACATGGAAGCATTGAAGAAATGTGGGGTTACAGACAAGACAAGCAGCAAAAATGTTGTGTTTTTGGTCTGAAAAACAGCTTAGGAGCAGGCAAAGCACCGCCCCTCCCCCGACAAGTTATGGCAAAATATTGTATCAGCTCACCGCATAAAGCTGCAGATAGCACCGTAGCAACGAAGAACCAACGCTGGGGATATGATACACAACCACCACATTTTGAGAGTTTTATGGGAACCTTCCGTTGGGTACAACCAACTAGTGAGGATATTTAGattataaaacttaattaattgatTGTATTGAAAGATTATTTAATAGATTCAATGCAATTCACTTATGTCAAAACTTGGTGTACCAATAGTTGATACTTTACTTCTTGTATGACTAGATCTGTAagttttaacttaaatttaaaatttaacttaattaattcaaatcTAAATTCGAGTCAATCTAATttgattgtaaaaaaattaatagttcaaATCCATCCAACATAAACTTAAAATTGATTCAAACTCAAACTCGAAAGCTTGAGTTAAACAAAGCAACCCATTGGATTCTGATGCATCCTCTTTTTGCTACTTGCTAGATCATGGAGGAAAATATTTGCTTTTGAATGTATGCATGGTTATATTGTGGTAAGAGTTGTGATCATAACAataaaattttgtatatatatatatggttaactTTGCATATAAATATTGTTAACGCAATTTAGACTTAACATACATCTGTGATGTTTTATTCGGAAAATCAATCCATTAACATCACCACAACACAAAGAATAATGATTTAATCTCAAGCCAACACTCACAAGTTGTAGCCTCACTTTGCACATGTAAGTATAGTTTTCACTATCTAATAACTTAATCATTTGGTAGGTAAGTAAAGTCATTCAAAAATGACGAGATACTAAAAAACACAGACTCTTACTTGAACAAATATGTGAAATCACTAAATTCTCTCACCGTATAAAGTTGACAAAGCACGTCAATTAAATGGTCAACTTAATTATCTTAATGAAAATcattcctatttttatttttaaattcaagttcTTATCATATTTTTTGTTCGAAATGATCATTTTATCATTCATTATTTGTAATAACATAGCTTCACGTCTTATTTACTTACGATGTAAAAACAAAgtttttatcttaaattttattcaaatgtaGAAGCTAATTAGATGTTATAATCATAAATTTTCTTGTATATAACTtcgatgaaaaaaaaaagggtggaTTTTGGAGAAATTTGCTAAAGAAATGAAAGGAAGTTTATATCTTCCTTCAATATGTgtattaacaaatattaattagGCATTTTGCTTTCACAAATTTTGAGTATAATTTTGTATTTTCCCATTCCCCCACTTTGATCCAAACATCCCCATCTAACCGATTGCCTACTATGCTTCAGCAAATGGTTACCATTTTATGCAACAATGGAATCCAAAGGACccaattgcaataaaataaatccaTGACTGATCACCATTTCATGCAGATTCATTTGTTTGTCTGCACCTCAACAATATGATAGGAGCCACCAACATCCACACTGCAACAAATATCAAGTCCTTAAGGATCGTCCGAAACTCGTCGATAATAGTCGAGTTATGTACTTACAGTAAACACAGACGGCTAGCCATTCGTTCACTATCCTCACCCAAGTACTTGTCCAACCGACATCGATCGTCCATCTGCGAAATCAAACCATGTCACAACCAGTCCTATTATCAAATAAGTGATTCTTCAAATGTAATACATACTTTTTAATAATATGATGAGTATTCCATCCGATCAATAGCATCGCGAAATACATAGCACCAGTCGCGAAAACGAAGTGGAAGAAACCGTAACCGTACGGCACCGCATCTTCGGCAGGTGCTTCCTTTTTAACCTGAAAACATTGAGAATCGATGCCGGTCGAAAACGTAGCGATAACCATAGCCAATAACGCGACGATAAAGCTCTGGAAAGAAACACAAAAAGAGTTTAATCACCGTGTCTCGGCCCGTAAAACATTTTCGAAAGAATGAAACATTACTATGATTGTAAGCCAATCTGTTCTGTTTGAAGCCTCTGCTTTCCTAATACAATTTTCACCAGCTGGTTCACTGGAAACACATAAATGTTAATAGGTTAACATTTACTCGATCCAACGCCGGTTTTCAAAACTGCAAAAGGGTTAAAAAACTTGCCTTCGAATCGCACACCAACAGATGAATACTACATAAAGTCCCATGAGTCCCGGAGTTAAGATACCCGCGTTCACCTGTTTCACAAATCATGCACTTCATTAGGTTACAAATCATGCTATGGGATTATACAATCCGGAGAAGTTTGAGTACGTACTTTTGGGTGAAGAGAAACACTCGTCATGAGTTGAATGAGTACCAGTGTCCATGtaatgaagaaaatattaagtAGACAAGACGGTTCTGGAGCATACCATATATACATCATGATGATCCCAACTATACATATAATATATGCAGCTATTGCAAGCAACATCACATGGATATGGCTGAAGAAATAAAGTAAATTTTCATCAATATTGTTACGATCACGATCGTGCGGTTCGAGTCGGGGCCGAGACTTACCATTTATCTTCTGTTTTGTCTGATTGACAACAATCATTCAACCATGTAATGAAACTGATAACACTCACAAGCTGAACTAAGAGAAAGACCCTATAAGAACAAGGAAAACAATCTTAAAACAATTAAGATTTGAATAATTATAACATAGGAAGCATCTTCAACTTCCTCAACATACTATAACATGAATCTGTCATGTACCCGGCACCGAAATGCGCAATCTCCCCTACACGAGCAACCGGAAAACACGTGTTAAGACCATCGATGTCTATTAACAAAACAGAACTTATGAATAGAACACAAACCGTATATCTGTATGATAAAAGTAGGCACTAAGAACGCGGTTGCCGTCAAGGCAATCCAAAGACCGATCTTGAAGGACCACCATCCTGAATGCCATGTGTCTCTGCAATTGTAAAGACTT containing:
- the LOC107932956 gene encoding probable serine incorporator isoform X1 — protein: MEGSTGRSKSEMESGSTSNNNESRIAFKEGSWFGQFKNGSNPWIARYVYGLIFLASNLLAWAVRDYGRNAFPEMERLKNCQGGRGCLGAEGVLRVSLGCFAFYFIMFLSTAGTSSLYNCRDTWHSGWWSFKIGLWIALTATAFLVPTFIIQIYGEIAHFGAGVFLLVQLVSVISFITWLNDCCQSDKTEDKCHIHVMLLAIAAYIICIVGIIMMYIWYAPEPSCLLNIFFITWTLVLIQLMTSVSLHPKVNAGILTPGLMGLYVVFICWCAIRSEPAGENCIRKAEASNRTDWLTIISFIVALLAMVIATFSTGIDSQCFQVKKEAPAEDAVPYGYGFFHFVFATGAMYFAMLLIGWNTHHIIKKWTIDVGWTSTWVRIVNEWLAVCVYLWMLVAPIILLRCRQTNESA
- the LOC107932956 gene encoding probable serine incorporator isoform X2 → MEGSTGRSKSEMESGSTSNNNESRIAFKEGSWFGQFKNGSNPWIARYVYGLIFLASNLLAWAVRDYGRNAFPEMERLKNCQGGRGCLGAEGVLRVSLGCFAFYFIMFLSTAGTSSLYNCRDTWHSGWWSFKIGLWIALTATAFLVPTFIIQIYGEIAHFGAGVFLLVQLVSVISFITWLNDCCQSDKTEDKCHIHVMLLAIAAYIICIVGIIMMYIWYAPEPSCLLNIFFITWTLVLIQLMTSVSLHPKVNAGILTPGLMGLYVVFICWCAIRSEPAGENCIRKAEASNRTDWLTIIVKKEAPAEDAVPYGYGFFHFVFATGAMYFAMLLIGWNTHHIIKKWTIDVGWTSTWVRIVNEWLAVCVYLWMLVAPIILLRCRQTNESA
- the LOC107932956 gene encoding serine incorporator 3 isoform X3, whose amino-acid sequence is MEGSTGRSKSEMESGSTSNNNESRIAFKEGSWFGQFKNGSNPWIARYVYGLIFLASNLLAWAVRDYGRNAFPEMERLKNCQGGRGCLGAEGVLRVSLGCFAFYFIMFLSTAGTSSLYNCRDTWHSGWWSFKIGLWIALTATAFLVPTFIIQIYGEIAHFGAGVFLLVQLVSVISFITWLNDCCQSDKTEDKCHIHVMLLAIAAYIICIVGIIMMYIWYAPEPSCLLNIFFITWTLVLIQLMTSVSLHPKVNAGILTPGLMGLYVVFICWCAIRSEPAGENCIRKAEASNRTDWLTIIVMFHSFENVLRAETRLKRKHLPKMRCRTVTVSSTSFSRLVLCISRCY